In one Nocardia tengchongensis genomic region, the following are encoded:
- a CDS encoding MCE family protein, with protein MTRLVRNQLIAFAIIAVLGVVFVGAKYVRLDNMLGFGLYKVKVQATETGNLSKGAEVTYRGVPVGRVGDLDITPDGVLITLEMNSSKPKVPANAKAVVADRSAIGEQYVDLMPSSDGGPYLKDGSVISGAQLPIHVEELLTSVDTFAGTTDLKALSTTITELGKAFDGKGDDLKILVDSLNKFTATASGENLQQTLALIRSAHTVLGTQAEQSPAILQFSDGLDKLTAQLKSSDPDIRRLIGTGTDAGSAINRLLQESGPALTKDLTNLRVLLQAISPKFYALGPVLQMLPLLPLGGSSTAPGDGTTHFGLVLETNNPPACTLGYEGTQRILDQMKAQNPNFDDSRDDFPFNTQAGCTVPQGSESAVRGGARADLADPSVAQPWDDKPKYDPDKLNLNPVATQLSTLMGVTPKH; from the coding sequence ATGACTCGTCTGGTGCGCAATCAGCTGATCGCCTTCGCGATCATCGCCGTGCTCGGCGTCGTCTTCGTCGGCGCCAAGTACGTGCGGCTGGACAACATGCTCGGCTTCGGGCTGTACAAGGTGAAGGTGCAGGCCACCGAGACCGGCAACCTGTCCAAGGGCGCCGAGGTCACCTACCGCGGCGTCCCCGTGGGCCGGGTCGGCGACCTCGACATCACCCCCGACGGCGTGCTCATCACCCTGGAGATGAACTCCTCCAAGCCCAAGGTCCCCGCCAACGCCAAGGCCGTGGTCGCCGACCGCTCCGCCATCGGCGAGCAGTACGTGGACCTGATGCCCTCCAGCGACGGCGGACCGTACCTGAAGGACGGCTCGGTCATCTCCGGCGCGCAGCTGCCGATCCACGTGGAGGAACTGCTCACCAGCGTCGACACCTTCGCCGGCACCACCGACCTGAAGGCGTTGTCCACCACCATCACCGAGCTGGGCAAGGCCTTCGACGGCAAGGGCGACGACCTCAAGATCCTGGTCGACTCGCTCAACAAGTTCACCGCCACCGCCAGCGGCGAGAACCTGCAGCAGACCCTGGCCCTGATCCGCTCCGCGCACACCGTGCTGGGCACCCAGGCCGAGCAGTCCCCGGCGATCCTGCAGTTCAGCGACGGCCTCGACAAGCTCACCGCGCAGCTGAAGTCCAGCGACCCGGACATCCGCCGCCTGATCGGCACCGGCACCGACGCGGGCTCCGCGATCAACCGCCTGCTGCAGGAGAGCGGCCCGGCCCTCACCAAGGACCTCACCAACCTGCGCGTGCTGCTGCAGGCCATCTCGCCGAAGTTCTACGCCCTCGGCCCGGTCCTGCAGATGCTGCCGCTGCTGCCGCTCGGTGGCTCCTCCACCGCGCCCGGTGACGGCACCACCCACTTCGGCCTGGTGCTCGAGACCAACAACCCGCCCGCCTGCACGCTGGGATACGAAGGCACGCAACGGATTCTGGATCAGATGAAGGCCCAGAACCCGAACTTCGACGACAGCCGCGACGACTTCCCGTTCAACACCCAGGCCGGCTGTACGGTGCCGCAGGGCAGCGAGTCCGCCGTCCGCGGCGGGGCCCGCGCCGACCTGGCCGACCCCAGCGTCGCGCAGCCGTGGGACGACAAGCCCAAGTACGACCCGGACAAGCTCAACCTGAACCCGGTGGCCACCCAGCTGTCCACCCTCATGGGCGTCACGCCCAAGCACTGA
- a CDS encoding DNA-directed RNA polymerase subunit beta translates to MLEGRILAVSTQTKAGIPGAPKRVSFAKIREPLEVPGLLDLQTESFAWLVGSADWRERATARGDVTNPTGGLEEVLEELSPIEDFSGSMSLSFSDPRFEEVKASIEECKDKDMTYAAPLFVTAEFINNNTGEIKSQTVFMGDFPMMTDKGTFIINGTERVVVSQLVRSPGVYFDSSIDKSTEKTLHSVRVIPSRGAWLEFDVDKRDTVGVRIDRKRRQPVTVLLKALGLTTEEITERFGFSEIMMSTLEKDSTPGQDEALLDIYRKLRPGEPPTKESAQTLLENLFFKEKRYDLARVGRYKINKKLGLNLDQPVTGSTLTKEDIVATIEYLVRLHQGDRMMTAPGGSEVPVDVDDIDHFGNRRLRTVGELIQNQIRVGLSRMERVVRERMTTQDVEAITPQTLINIRPVVAAIKEFFGTSQLSQFMDQNNPLSGLTHKRRLSALGPGGLSRERAGLEVRDVHPSHYGRMCPIETPEGPNIGLIGSLSVYARVNPFGFIETPYRKVVDGRVTDEVKYLTADEEDRHIRAQANSPVDADGNFLEARVLARHGNEEMEYVDAHAVDYMDVSPRQMVSVATAMIPFLEHDDANRALMGANMQRQAVPLIRSESPLVGTGMELRAAVDAGDVVVNQKAGVVEEVSADFITVMHDDGTRRSYRLRKFERSNQGTCANQRPIVDEGTRVEAGHVLADGPCTENGEMALGKNLLVAIMPWEGHNYEDAIILSQRLVEDDVLTSIHIEEHEIDARDTKLGAEEITRDIPNVSDEVLADLDERGIVRIGAEVRDGDILVGKVTPKGETELTPEERLLRAIFGEKAREVRDTSLKVPHGESGKVIGVRVFSRDDDDDLPPGVNELVRVYVAQKRKIQDGDKLAGRHGNKGVIGKILPQEDMPFLPDGTPVDIILNTHGVPRRMNIGQVLETHLGYIAKTGWQVEGSPDWAKNLPAEMIGQPADTNIATPVFDGAREEELTGLLGSTLPNRDGEKMINDDGKAILLDGRSGEPFPYPVSVGYMYILKLHHLVDDKIHARSTGPYSMITQQPLGGKAQFGGQRFGEMECWAMQAYGAAYTLQELLTIKSDDVVGRVKVYEAIVKGENIPEPGIPESFKVLLKELQSLCLNVEVLSSDGAAIEMRDGDDEDLERAAANLGINLSRNEAATVDDLAQ, encoded by the coding sequence GTGCTGGAAGGACGCATCTTGGCAGTCTCCACCCAGACCAAGGCCGGTATCCCCGGAGCCCCGAAGCGGGTGTCTTTCGCGAAGATTCGTGAACCCCTCGAGGTTCCCGGACTTCTCGATCTACAAACCGAATCGTTCGCCTGGCTGGTCGGTTCAGCAGACTGGCGTGAGCGTGCCACCGCGCGCGGCGACGTCACCAACCCCACCGGGGGCCTCGAGGAGGTGCTCGAGGAGCTGTCTCCGATCGAGGACTTCTCCGGCTCCATGTCGCTGTCCTTCTCCGACCCGCGCTTCGAAGAGGTCAAGGCCTCCATCGAGGAGTGCAAGGACAAGGACATGACCTATGCGGCTCCGCTGTTCGTGACCGCGGAGTTCATCAACAACAACACCGGTGAGATCAAGTCTCAGACGGTCTTCATGGGTGATTTCCCGATGATGACCGACAAGGGCACGTTCATCATCAACGGCACCGAGCGCGTCGTCGTGTCGCAGCTCGTCCGTTCGCCGGGTGTGTACTTCGACTCCTCCATCGACAAGTCGACCGAGAAGACGCTGCACTCCGTGCGTGTCATCCCGTCGCGTGGCGCGTGGCTGGAGTTCGACGTCGACAAGCGCGACACCGTCGGTGTCCGTATCGACCGCAAGCGTCGTCAGCCGGTCACCGTGCTGCTCAAGGCGCTGGGTCTGACCACCGAGGAGATCACCGAGCGCTTCGGTTTCTCCGAGATCATGATGTCCACCCTCGAGAAGGACTCCACCCCGGGTCAGGACGAGGCGCTGCTCGACATCTACCGCAAGCTGCGTCCGGGCGAGCCGCCGACCAAGGAGTCCGCGCAGACCCTGCTGGAGAACCTGTTCTTCAAGGAGAAGCGCTACGACCTGGCGCGCGTCGGTCGCTACAAGATCAACAAGAAGCTGGGCCTGAACCTGGACCAGCCGGTCACCGGCTCGACGCTGACCAAGGAAGACATCGTCGCGACGATCGAGTACCTGGTCCGTCTGCACCAGGGCGATCGCATGATGACCGCCCCCGGCGGCTCCGAGGTCCCGGTCGACGTCGACGACATCGACCACTTCGGCAACCGTCGTCTGCGGACGGTTGGCGAGCTGATCCAGAACCAGATCCGCGTGGGCCTCTCGCGTATGGAGCGCGTCGTGCGTGAGCGCATGACCACCCAGGACGTCGAGGCGATCACCCCGCAGACCCTGATCAACATCCGCCCGGTCGTGGCGGCGATCAAGGAGTTCTTCGGCACCTCGCAGCTGTCGCAGTTCATGGACCAGAACAACCCGCTGTCGGGTCTGACCCACAAGCGTCGCCTGTCGGCGCTGGGCCCGGGTGGTCTGTCCCGTGAGCGCGCCGGCCTGGAAGTTCGTGACGTCCACCCGTCGCACTACGGCCGCATGTGCCCGATCGAGACCCCGGAAGGCCCGAACATCGGCCTGATCGGTTCGCTCTCGGTCTACGCGCGGGTCAACCCGTTCGGTTTCATCGAGACCCCGTACCGCAAGGTCGTCGACGGCCGCGTCACCGATGAGGTCAAGTACCTCACCGCCGACGAAGAGGACCGCCACATCCGCGCCCAGGCGAACTCGCCGGTCGACGCGGACGGCAACTTCCTCGAGGCGCGCGTTCTCGCCCGTCACGGCAACGAGGAAATGGAATACGTCGACGCGCACGCGGTCGACTACATGGACGTCTCCCCGCGCCAGATGGTGTCGGTCGCGACCGCCATGATTCCGTTCCTCGAGCACGACGACGCCAACCGTGCCCTCATGGGCGCGAACATGCAGCGTCAGGCCGTGCCGCTGATCCGTTCCGAGTCGCCGCTGGTCGGCACCGGTATGGAGCTGCGTGCCGCGGTCGACGCCGGCGACGTGGTCGTGAACCAGAAGGCCGGTGTGGTGGAAGAGGTCTCGGCCGACTTCATCACCGTCATGCACGACGACGGCACCCGCCGCAGCTACCGCCTGCGCAAGTTCGAGCGCTCCAACCAGGGCACCTGCGCGAACCAGCGTCCGATCGTGGACGAGGGCACCCGCGTGGAGGCCGGGCACGTGCTCGCCGACGGTCCTTGCACCGAGAACGGTGAGATGGCCCTGGGCAAGAACCTGCTCGTGGCGATCATGCCGTGGGAAGGCCACAACTACGAGGACGCGATCATCCTGTCGCAGCGCCTCGTGGAGGACGACGTGCTCACCTCGATCCACATCGAGGAGCACGAGATCGACGCTCGCGACACCAAGCTCGGTGCCGAGGAGATCACCCGGGACATCCCGAACGTCTCCGACGAGGTCCTCGCGGACCTGGACGAGCGCGGCATCGTGCGCATCGGCGCGGAGGTCCGTGACGGCGACATCCTGGTCGGCAAGGTCACCCCGAAGGGTGAGACCGAGCTGACCCCCGAGGAGCGCCTGCTGCGCGCCATCTTCGGTGAGAAGGCTCGCGAGGTTCGCGACACCTCCCTGAAGGTGCCCCACGGTGAGTCCGGCAAGGTCATCGGCGTGCGCGTCTTCTCGCGTGACGACGACGACGATCTGCCCCCGGGTGTCAACGAGCTGGTGCGCGTCTACGTCGCGCAGAAGCGCAAGATCCAGGACGGCGACAAGCTCGCCGGTCGCCACGGCAACAAGGGTGTCATCGGCAAGATCCTGCCGCAGGAGGACATGCCGTTCCTCCCGGACGGCACTCCGGTCGACATCATCCTGAACACCCACGGTGTGCCGCGTCGTATGAACATCGGTCAGGTGCTGGAAACCCACCTGGGTTACATCGCCAAGACCGGTTGGCAGGTCGAGGGTTCTCCCGATTGGGCGAAGAACCTGCCGGCCGAGATGATCGGACAGCCCGCCGACACGAACATCGCCACCCCGGTGTTCGACGGTGCGCGCGAGGAAGAGCTGACCGGCCTGCTCGGTTCGACTCTGCCGAACCGCGACGGCGAGAAGATGATCAACGACGACGGCAAGGCGATCCTGCTGGACGGCCGCTCCGGCGAGCCGTTCCCGTACCCGGTGTCCGTTGGCTACATGTACATCCTGAAGCTGCACCACCTGGTCGACGACAAGATCCACGCGCGTTCGACCGGTCCGTACTCGATGATCACGCAGCAGCCGCTGGGTGGTAAGGCGCAGTTCGGTGGTCAGCGCTTCGGTGAAATGGAATGTTGGGCCATGCAGGCGTACGGCGCGGCCTACACCCTGCAGGAACTCCTCACCATCAAGTCGGACGACGTGGTCGGCCGCGTGAAGGTGTACGAGGCCATCGTCAAGGGCGAGAACATTCCGGAGCCGGGTATCCCGGAGTCGTTCAAGGTTCTGCTCAAGGAGCTCCAGTCGCTGTGCCTGAACGTGGAGGTGCTGTCCTCGGACGGCGCCGCCATCGAGATGCGCGACGGCGACGACGAGGACCTGGAGCGCGCCGCGGCGAACCTGGGTATCAACCTGTCCCGCAACGAGGCTGCGACGGTCGACGACCTGGCGCAGTGA
- a CDS encoding universal stress protein: MTRNVLTENRSGHRGTSLPPHGPVLVGVDGSGLSDAAVDKAASLAATTGAPLVLVCAYDGKRCRDITGAADLLKNEAYLMHGSAAVDEILRTAGERAAARGVQRIVRRAVPGSLVKALLGVAAETGAAVLVVADHDAGTRKGRWLGTLSGEIRRHTPTELVVVTDTRETAPAVRRTWYPGRQLTTPPA, from the coding sequence ATGACACGAAATGTGCTCACCGAGAACAGGTCCGGTCATCGAGGGACGTCCCTGCCCCCGCACGGACCCGTCCTGGTGGGTGTCGACGGCTCCGGACTCTCCGACGCGGCCGTCGACAAAGCTGCGAGCCTCGCCGCCACGACCGGCGCGCCGCTGGTGCTCGTCTGCGCCTACGACGGCAAGCGCTGCCGTGACATCACCGGTGCGGCAGACCTTTTGAAGAACGAGGCCTACCTCATGCACGGCAGCGCCGCCGTCGACGAGATCCTGCGAACGGCCGGGGAACGGGCAGCAGCGCGAGGCGTGCAGCGCATCGTCCGACGCGCCGTACCCGGCTCACTGGTCAAGGCCCTGCTCGGGGTCGCCGCCGAGACCGGCGCCGCCGTACTGGTCGTCGCGGATCACGACGCGGGCACCAGGAAAGGCCGCTGGCTGGGCACCCTGTCCGGCGAGATCCGGCGCCACACCCCGACCGAGCTCGTCGTCGTCACGGATACCCGCGAAACCGCGCCGGCAGTCCGGCGGACCTGGTACCCCGGGCGCCAACTGACCACTCCCCCAGCGTGA
- a CDS encoding response regulator transcription factor has translation MITVMLVDDHPMVREGLRGMLEAEADLTVSGEAGSGTEALALAATVRPDVVLMDLRMPGGDGVEATERILAILPDTRIIVVTTYETESDILRAVEAGGAGYLLKDASRVELANAIRAAARGETVLAPTVADRLVNRLRRPAQPTLSARELQVLARVAMGETNADIGHELHISEATVKTHLLRVFSKLEVSDRTAAVTTAMARGLLDF, from the coding sequence GTGATCACGGTGATGCTCGTCGACGACCATCCCATGGTCCGCGAGGGCCTGCGCGGCATGCTCGAGGCCGAAGCCGATCTCACCGTCAGCGGCGAAGCCGGTTCCGGCACAGAAGCTTTGGCCCTGGCCGCGACGGTGCGACCGGACGTCGTGCTGATGGATCTGCGCATGCCCGGCGGCGACGGGGTGGAGGCGACCGAACGGATCCTCGCGATCCTGCCCGACACCAGGATCATCGTGGTCACCACCTACGAAACCGAGAGCGACATCCTGCGCGCCGTGGAGGCCGGCGGGGCGGGATACCTGCTGAAGGACGCCTCACGCGTCGAACTGGCCAACGCGATCCGAGCGGCGGCGCGCGGCGAGACCGTACTCGCGCCCACCGTCGCCGACCGTCTGGTCAACCGGCTGCGCCGACCCGCGCAGCCCACGCTGTCGGCCCGTGAACTGCAGGTGCTCGCCCGGGTGGCGATGGGCGAGACGAACGCGGATATCGGGCACGAGCTCCACATCAGCGAAGCGACCGTCAAAACGCATCTGTTGCGGGTCTTCAGCAAACTCGAGGTATCCGACCGGACGGCGGCGGTGACCACCGCGATGGCGCGCGGCCTGCTCGATTTCTGA
- a CDS encoding sensor histidine kinase, which produces MNGASAQGTEATTGPPPGPWYPLWAGFVVIGGLAASVVVFLIHSHSTAGRLGACAALAGIVVWTLVLGKVHVGRGESYSSRELNGRTAGFTFGVVALFIVAINLSAGAVAVLPVVYSLIYLALPLRTALVTGTAVSAIIPLAALATQGAHGPDVPLALSLSLIGLVLSPMVGSAITVAVERGEQQAALLEQLAQSRAETARLSHVAGRSDERARLAREIHDTLAQGFTSIVALAQAVESEIDANPETARRHIGLIRDTARENLAEARSMVVELTPSVLSEGSLVDSVRRQGDRLADATGITVTVNAAETFPALDTAGEVVLLRVAQEAFSNVRKHAEASAVTVDMRQTGACVRLSVTDDGTGFAFDRISTGFGLRGMRERAEQVGGTMSVSSRPGHGTTVEVEIPA; this is translated from the coding sequence ATGAACGGCGCGTCGGCACAGGGCACCGAAGCCACGACCGGCCCACCGCCAGGTCCCTGGTATCCGCTCTGGGCCGGCTTCGTCGTCATCGGCGGTCTCGCGGCGAGCGTGGTCGTCTTCCTCATCCACAGCCACTCCACCGCCGGCCGGCTCGGCGCCTGCGCCGCCCTGGCCGGCATCGTGGTCTGGACCCTGGTACTCGGCAAGGTCCACGTCGGCCGCGGCGAGTCCTACTCGTCCCGGGAATTGAACGGTCGGACAGCGGGATTCACGTTCGGCGTGGTGGCCCTGTTCATCGTCGCCATCAACCTCTCCGCCGGCGCGGTAGCCGTACTTCCCGTGGTCTACTCACTCATCTACCTGGCGCTGCCGCTGCGCACCGCGCTGGTGACGGGTACCGCCGTCAGCGCGATCATCCCGCTGGCAGCTCTTGCGACCCAGGGCGCCCACGGTCCGGATGTGCCACTGGCACTGTCGCTCTCGCTCATCGGGCTGGTCCTCAGCCCGATGGTCGGCAGCGCGATCACCGTGGCGGTCGAACGCGGCGAGCAGCAGGCGGCGCTGCTCGAGCAGCTGGCGCAGAGCCGGGCCGAAACGGCCCGGCTGTCGCACGTGGCCGGTCGATCGGACGAAAGAGCCCGGCTGGCACGGGAAATCCATGACACGTTGGCGCAGGGATTCACCAGCATCGTCGCCCTCGCGCAGGCGGTCGAGTCGGAGATCGACGCGAACCCGGAAACGGCGCGCCGACATATCGGACTCATCCGGGACACCGCGCGGGAGAACCTCGCCGAGGCCCGGTCGATGGTCGTCGAACTGACGCCGTCGGTGCTGAGCGAGGGTTCACTCGTCGATTCCGTTCGGCGCCAAGGCGACCGGCTCGCCGATGCCACCGGTATCACCGTGACGGTCAACGCGGCCGAGACCTTTCCCGCCCTCGACACCGCGGGTGAGGTGGTGCTGTTGCGGGTCGCGCAGGAGGCATTCTCGAACGTGCGCAAGCACGCCGAGGCCTCGGCGGTGACCGTGGACATGCGGCAGACCGGCGCTTGTGTCCGGCTGTCGGTGACAGACGACGGGACCGGCTTCGCTTTCGACCGCATATCCACCGGCTTCGGCCTGCGCGGGATGCGGGAACGGGCCGAACAGGTAGGGGGAACGATGTCGGTATCGAGCCGGCCCGGGCACGGAACCACGGTGGAAGTCGAGATTCCCGCGTGA
- a CDS encoding NAD(P)/FAD-dependent oxidoreductase — MSVVIVGAGYAGTIAANRLKKKSPDVEITVVNPRSEFIERVRLHEEIAGTGAAATPLTSILSDGISLRTGSVRKVGDGAVTLDDGETLSYEYLFLAVGSTVTPIPGSTPVGTWEGAREARERLAALPDGGTVTVIGGGLTGIETASELAEARPDLEVCLVADTVGGSLSAGAQQRVRKALERLNVTIVSGSVAEVEPGPGGVVRLESGAELASDLTLWAVVSGIPDLAARSGLTVNGEGRAVVDGYLRSVDDERIFVVGDCAAVPGARLCCATASPQGAHAGDTLARILAGKQPKPYSMGYTGQALSLGRKNGLVQASSRDDQVRRLYVGGRIAAISKEYISRYAKFGSRTATYFWLPGKGA; from the coding sequence GTGAGTGTTGTAATTGTCGGCGCCGGCTACGCGGGGACGATCGCGGCGAACCGGTTGAAGAAGAAGTCGCCGGATGTCGAAATCACGGTTGTCAACCCGCGATCGGAATTCATCGAGCGGGTCCGCCTGCACGAGGAGATCGCCGGGACCGGCGCCGCGGCAACGCCACTCACATCGATCCTTTCGGACGGTATTTCCCTCCGGACCGGATCGGTGCGGAAAGTCGGCGACGGCGCGGTCACGCTGGACGACGGCGAAACCCTCTCCTACGAATACCTTTTCCTCGCGGTCGGCAGCACGGTCACGCCGATCCCGGGCTCCACACCGGTCGGCACCTGGGAGGGCGCGCGCGAGGCTCGGGAACGCCTGGCGGCGCTACCGGACGGAGGCACCGTCACCGTCATCGGTGGTGGACTGACCGGCATCGAAACCGCTTCCGAATTGGCCGAGGCCCGGCCGGATCTGGAAGTGTGCCTCGTCGCCGACACGGTAGGCGGGAGCCTGTCCGCCGGTGCCCAGCAACGGGTCCGGAAGGCGTTGGAACGCTTGAACGTCACGATCGTGAGCGGTTCGGTCGCGGAGGTCGAACCGGGACCCGGCGGTGTGGTCCGGCTCGAATCCGGCGCCGAACTCGCCTCAGACCTCACTCTGTGGGCAGTGGTGTCCGGGATTCCGGATCTCGCCGCCCGCAGTGGGCTGACGGTCAACGGCGAGGGCCGCGCGGTGGTCGACGGGTATCTGCGCAGCGTCGACGATGAGCGGATCTTCGTGGTCGGTGACTGTGCGGCCGTGCCGGGAGCCCGGTTGTGCTGTGCCACCGCCTCGCCGCAGGGCGCGCATGCCGGCGACACCCTCGCGCGGATCCTGGCCGGCAAGCAGCCGAAGCCGTACTCGATGGGCTACACGGGCCAGGCGCTGAGCCTGGGCCGCAAAAACGGCCTGGTCCAGGCCAGTAGCCGCGACGACCAGGTTCGCCGGCTCTATGTCGGCGGCCGGATCGCCGCGATCTCCAAGGAGTACATCTCGCGGTACGCGAAGTTCGGTTCGCGCACCGCGACCTATTTCTGGCTGCCCGGCAAGGGCGCCTGA
- a CDS encoding NAD(P)/FAD-dependent oxidoreductase, translated as MVDKEVVIVGAGFSGIGLGIQLRKAGITDFTILEAADDIGGVWHHNRYPGVAVDIPSTTYSYSYEPNPSWSRLFAPGDELAAYAKRCAAKYGVTNHVRLHTRVEAAEYDADQHHWSVRTSGGSLTARFLISAVGPLDQPKYPDIPGLGTFAGPTVHTARWDPTVDLRGKRVAVIGSGATALQLIPEIAPEVARLSAFQRTPIWVIPKPNTTIAPPMRRLFERVPVTQRVLRMATSLLAELVMTAGIAYHMRVPLFVRSVEKLCLWHLEQQVADPETRERLTPKYGLGCKRPSFSNTYLRTFNRDNVDLITDRIVRIVHEGIVTARTDNASGEVTETLHEVEILLLATGFKTMQLGVVPPFPLHGTDGIEVGQWWDEHKYQNYEGISSPLAPNFWLMNGPWAAAGASWFSVIESGSRHIVRCLDEARRRRATQMVVRQEPHDAYMRSMHKKVRHTSFAQPSCSQANSYYFDRHGEAPFVRPISGPALELASRTFDLDHYRYDQAPLPGSQK; from the coding sequence GTGGTTGACAAGGAAGTCGTCATAGTCGGCGCGGGGTTCTCCGGCATCGGCCTCGGTATCCAGTTACGCAAGGCCGGCATCACCGACTTCACGATCCTGGAGGCGGCCGACGATATCGGTGGCGTCTGGCACCACAACAGATACCCGGGGGTCGCCGTCGACATTCCGTCGACCACCTATTCCTATTCCTACGAGCCGAATCCGTCCTGGTCGCGATTGTTCGCGCCCGGCGACGAACTCGCGGCCTACGCCAAGCGCTGCGCCGCCAAGTACGGCGTCACGAACCACGTGCGACTCCACACGCGCGTCGAGGCGGCGGAATACGATGCCGACCAACACCATTGGAGTGTCCGGACGAGCGGCGGATCACTCACCGCACGGTTCCTGATTTCGGCGGTCGGGCCACTCGACCAGCCGAAATACCCGGACATCCCGGGCCTCGGCACCTTCGCCGGGCCAACCGTGCACACCGCACGTTGGGACCCGACCGTCGACTTGCGCGGCAAGCGGGTCGCCGTCATCGGCAGCGGAGCCACTGCGCTGCAACTGATTCCCGAGATCGCACCCGAGGTCGCGCGGCTTTCCGCTTTCCAGCGGACCCCGATCTGGGTGATCCCGAAGCCGAACACCACCATCGCACCACCGATGCGGCGCTTGTTCGAACGCGTCCCGGTCACCCAACGGGTGCTGCGCATGGCCACCTCACTGCTGGCCGAGCTGGTGATGACCGCCGGGATCGCCTATCACATGCGCGTTCCGCTGTTCGTGCGCAGCGTCGAGAAGCTGTGTCTGTGGCACCTCGAGCAGCAGGTCGCCGACCCCGAGACCCGCGAGCGGCTGACACCGAAGTACGGACTCGGCTGCAAGCGTCCTTCCTTCTCGAACACCTACCTCCGAACCTTCAACCGCGACAACGTCGATCTGATCACCGACCGCATCGTGCGCATCGTCCACGAAGGCATCGTCACCGCGAGGACCGACAACGCTTCGGGTGAGGTCACCGAGACGCTGCACGAGGTCGAGATCCTGCTGCTCGCAACGGGTTTCAAGACCATGCAATTGGGCGTGGTGCCCCCGTTCCCGCTACACGGCACGGACGGCATCGAGGTCGGGCAGTGGTGGGACGAGCACAAATACCAGAACTACGAAGGCATTTCGAGTCCCTTGGCGCCCAATTTCTGGCTCATGAACGGGCCGTGGGCCGCCGCCGGGGCGTCCTGGTTCAGCGTGATCGAGTCCGGGAGCCGGCACATCGTGCGCTGTCTCGACGAGGCCCGGCGGCGTCGGGCGACCCAGATGGTCGTCAGACAGGAGCCCCACGACGCCTACATGCGGAGCATGCACAAGAAGGTGCGGCACACCTCGTTCGCTCAGCCCAGCTGCTCACAGGCGAACAGTTACTACTTCGACCGCCACGGTGAAGCGCCCTTCGTGCGCCCCATCTCGGGACCCGCACTCGAGCTCGCCAGCCGCACCTTCGACCTCGACCACTACCGATACGATCAGGCGCCCTTGCCGGGCAGCCAGAAATAG
- a CDS encoding DMT family transporter, translating to MATVTHDKAVASNRLRSGLLCAALSATAFGLSGPLARGLFDAGWSPAAVVIVRVLLGALVLLPAAVLQLRGDWNLLRRNAGLLAGYGLLAVVTAQLCFFNAVAHMDVAVALLIEYTSPIAVVGYLWLRHRQQPGRATVLGAAIGLIGLVLVLNLTAGTATSPVGIAWAMASMVGGAGYFILSAHAGDQVPGTVLATGGLLIGGLGILIAGLLGVVPLHATTASVTYQDLTVAWWTPLLALGVVTAAISYVTGIAATRLLGSRLASFAALAEVVAAILFSWALLGQAPAPIQLLGGALILTGVVVVRLGEPDHDTTAP from the coding sequence ATGGCGACTGTGACTCATGACAAGGCGGTGGCGTCGAACCGGCTGCGTTCCGGACTGCTCTGCGCCGCCCTGTCGGCCACCGCCTTCGGACTCTCCGGGCCACTGGCCCGTGGACTCTTCGACGCGGGCTGGAGCCCGGCGGCCGTGGTCATCGTGCGCGTGCTGCTGGGCGCGCTCGTGCTGCTGCCCGCGGCCGTGCTGCAACTGCGCGGGGACTGGAACCTGCTGCGCCGCAATGCCGGACTGCTCGCCGGATACGGACTGCTCGCCGTCGTCACCGCCCAGCTGTGCTTCTTCAACGCCGTCGCGCACATGGACGTCGCGGTCGCGCTGCTGATCGAATACACCTCACCCATCGCGGTGGTGGGTTATCTCTGGCTGCGGCACCGCCAGCAGCCCGGGCGCGCGACCGTACTCGGCGCGGCGATCGGCCTGATCGGACTGGTCCTGGTGCTGAACCTGACCGCCGGTACCGCCACCAGCCCGGTCGGCATCGCCTGGGCCATGGCCTCGATGGTCGGCGGCGCCGGGTATTTCATCCTCTCGGCACACGCCGGGGACCAGGTGCCCGGCACCGTGCTGGCGACCGGCGGCCTGCTGATCGGCGGGCTCGGCATCCTGATCGCCGGACTGCTCGGCGTCGTGCCGCTGCACGCCACCACCGCGTCCGTCACCTATCAAGATCTCACCGTGGCCTGGTGGACGCCACTGCTGGCGCTGGGCGTGGTCACCGCCGCCATCTCCTATGTCACCGGCATCGCCGCCACCCGGCTGCTCGGATCGCGGCTGGCCTCCTTCGCCGCGCTCGCCGAAGTGGTGGCCGCCATCCTGTTCTCCTGGGCGCTGCTGGGTCAGGCCCCGGCCCCGATCCAATTGCTCGGCGGCGCTTTGATTCTCACCGGTGTCGTAGTTGTGCGACTCGGCGAACCCGATCACGACACGACTGCGCCATAA